A single Orcinus orca chromosome 2, mOrcOrc1.1, whole genome shotgun sequence DNA region contains:
- the ULK3 gene encoding serine/threonine-protein kinase ULK3 isoform X2, with product MAGPGWGPPRLDGFILTERLGSGTYATVYKAYAKKDTREVVAIKCVAKKSLNKASVENLLTEIEILKGIRHRHIVQLKDFQWDSDNIYLIMEFCAGGDLSRFIHTRRILPEKVARVFMQQLASALQFLHERNISHLDLKPQNILLSSLEKPHLKLADFGFAQHMSPWDEKHVLRGSPLYMAPEMVCQRQYDARVDLWSVGVILYEALFGQPPFASRSFSELEEKIRSNRIIELPLRPALSQDCRDLLQRLLERDPSRRISFQDFFAHPWVDLEHMPSGESLAQATALVVQAVKKDQEGDAAAALSLYCKALDFFVPALHYEVDTQRKEAIKAKVGQYVSRAEELKAIVSSSNRALLRQGTSARDLLREMARDKPRLLAALEVASAAMAKEDEAGGEQDALALYQHGLGELLLLLAGEAPSPYSPKPLAALPSPCALPLSAAEPPGRRRELLHTEVQNLMARAEYLKEQVKMRESHWESETLDKEGLSESVRSSCTLQ from the exons ATGGCGGGCCCTGGCTGGGGCCCCCCGCGGCTGGACGGTTTCATTCTCACCGAGCGCCTGGGCAGTGGCACGTACGCCACGGTGTACAAGGCCTACGCCAAG AAGGATACTCGTGAGGTGGTAGCCATAAAGTGCGTGGCCAAGAAGAGTCTGAACAAGGCATCTGTGGAAAACCTCCTGACAGAGATTGAGATCCTCAAGGGCATTCGACACCGCCACATCGTACAGCTGAAAGACTTCCAG TGGGACAGTGACAACATCTACCTCATCATGGAGTTCTGTGCAGGAGGTGACCTATCTCGCTTCATCCATACCCGCAGGATTCTGCCTGAGAAGGTGGCTCGGGTCTTCATGCAGCAGTTGG CTAGTGCCCTGCAGTTCCTGCATGAACGGaacatctctcacctggacctgAAGCCACAGAACATTCTGCTGAGCTCCTTGGAGAAGCCCCACCTTAAACTGGCAG ACTTTGGCTTTGCACAGCACATGTCCCCCTGGGATGAGAAGCATGTGCTCCGTGGCTCTCCCCTCTACATGGCTCCCGAGATGGTGTGTCAGCGGCAGTACGATGCCCGTGTGGACCTCTGGTCCGTGGGGGTCATCCTGTATG AAGCCCTCTTCGGGCAGCCCCCCTTTGCCTCCAGGTCGTTCTCGGAGCTGGAAGAGAAGATCCGGAGCAACCGGATTATTGAG ctCCCCCTGCGTCCCGCCCTCTCCCAGGACTGCCGGGACCTGCTGCAGCGGCTTCTGGAGCGGGACCCCAGCCGCCGCATCTCCTTCCAGGACTTCTTTGCCCACCCTTGGGTGGACCTGGAGCACATGCCGAGTGGGGAGAGCCTGGCACAAGCA ACCGCCTTGGTGGTGCAGGCTGTGAAGAAGGACCAGGAGGGGGACGCCGCGGCCGCCTTATCTCTCTATTGCAAGGCTCTGGACTTCTTCGTGCCTGCCCTGCACT ATGAAGTGGACACCCAGCGGAAGGAGGCAATTAAGGCAAAG GTGGGACAGTACGTGTCCCGGGCTGAGGAGCTCAAGGCCATCGTCTCCTCCTCCAATCGGGCCCTGTTGAGGCAGGGGACCTCTGCCCGAGACCTGCTCAGAG AGATGGCCCGGGACAAGCCGCGCCTCCTAGCTGCCCTGGAAGTGGCTTCAGCTGCCATGGCTAAG GAGGACGAGGCTGGCGGGGAGCAGGATGCTCTGGCCCTGTACCAGCACGGCCTGGGGGAGCTGCTTCTACTGCTGGCAGGTGAGGCCCCATCACCGTACTCCCCTAAGCCTCTGGCTGCCCTGCCCTCACCATgtgccctccctctctctgcagcGGAGCCCCCAGGCCGGAGGCGGGAGCTGCTTCACACTGAG GTTCAGAATCTCATGGCTCGAGCTGAATACCTCAAGGAGCAGGTCAAG ATGAGGGAGTCTCATTGGGAATCTGAGACCCTGGACAAAGAGGGGCTGTCGGAGTCTGTTCGTAGCT CTTGTACTCTGCAGTGA
- the ULK3 gene encoding serine/threonine-protein kinase ULK3 isoform X4: protein MAGPGWGPPRLDGFILTERLGSGTYATVYKAYAKKDTREVVAIKCVAKKSLNKASVENLLTEIEILKGIRHRHIVQLKDFQWDSDNIYLIMEFCAGGDLSRFIHTRRILPEKVARVFMQQLASALQFLHERNISHLDLKPQNILLSSLEKPHLKLADFGFAQHMSPWDEKHVLRGSPLYMAPEMVCQRQYDARVDLWSVGVILYEALFGQPPFASRSFSELEEKIRSNRIIELPLRPALSQDCRDLLQRLLERDPSRRISFQDFFAHPWVDLEHMPSGESLAQATALVVQAVKKDQEGDAAAALSLYCKALDFFVPALHYEVDTQRKEAIKAKVGQYVSRAEELKAIVSSSNRALLRQGTSARDLLREMARDKPRLLAALEVASAAMAKEDEAGGEQDALALYQHGLGELLLLLAAEPPGRRRELLHTEVQNLMARAEYLKEQVKMRESHWESETLDKEGLSESVRSSCTLQ, encoded by the exons ATGGCGGGCCCTGGCTGGGGCCCCCCGCGGCTGGACGGTTTCATTCTCACCGAGCGCCTGGGCAGTGGCACGTACGCCACGGTGTACAAGGCCTACGCCAAG AAGGATACTCGTGAGGTGGTAGCCATAAAGTGCGTGGCCAAGAAGAGTCTGAACAAGGCATCTGTGGAAAACCTCCTGACAGAGATTGAGATCCTCAAGGGCATTCGACACCGCCACATCGTACAGCTGAAAGACTTCCAG TGGGACAGTGACAACATCTACCTCATCATGGAGTTCTGTGCAGGAGGTGACCTATCTCGCTTCATCCATACCCGCAGGATTCTGCCTGAGAAGGTGGCTCGGGTCTTCATGCAGCAGTTGG CTAGTGCCCTGCAGTTCCTGCATGAACGGaacatctctcacctggacctgAAGCCACAGAACATTCTGCTGAGCTCCTTGGAGAAGCCCCACCTTAAACTGGCAG ACTTTGGCTTTGCACAGCACATGTCCCCCTGGGATGAGAAGCATGTGCTCCGTGGCTCTCCCCTCTACATGGCTCCCGAGATGGTGTGTCAGCGGCAGTACGATGCCCGTGTGGACCTCTGGTCCGTGGGGGTCATCCTGTATG AAGCCCTCTTCGGGCAGCCCCCCTTTGCCTCCAGGTCGTTCTCGGAGCTGGAAGAGAAGATCCGGAGCAACCGGATTATTGAG ctCCCCCTGCGTCCCGCCCTCTCCCAGGACTGCCGGGACCTGCTGCAGCGGCTTCTGGAGCGGGACCCCAGCCGCCGCATCTCCTTCCAGGACTTCTTTGCCCACCCTTGGGTGGACCTGGAGCACATGCCGAGTGGGGAGAGCCTGGCACAAGCA ACCGCCTTGGTGGTGCAGGCTGTGAAGAAGGACCAGGAGGGGGACGCCGCGGCCGCCTTATCTCTCTATTGCAAGGCTCTGGACTTCTTCGTGCCTGCCCTGCACT ATGAAGTGGACACCCAGCGGAAGGAGGCAATTAAGGCAAAG GTGGGACAGTACGTGTCCCGGGCTGAGGAGCTCAAGGCCATCGTCTCCTCCTCCAATCGGGCCCTGTTGAGGCAGGGGACCTCTGCCCGAGACCTGCTCAGAG AGATGGCCCGGGACAAGCCGCGCCTCCTAGCTGCCCTGGAAGTGGCTTCAGCTGCCATGGCTAAG GAGGACGAGGCTGGCGGGGAGCAGGATGCTCTGGCCCTGTACCAGCACGGCCTGGGGGAGCTGCTTCTACTGCTGGCAG cGGAGCCCCCAGGCCGGAGGCGGGAGCTGCTTCACACTGAG GTTCAGAATCTCATGGCTCGAGCTGAATACCTCAAGGAGCAGGTCAAG ATGAGGGAGTCTCATTGGGAATCTGAGACCCTGGACAAAGAGGGGCTGTCGGAGTCTGTTCGTAGCT CTTGTACTCTGCAGTGA
- the ULK3 gene encoding serine/threonine-protein kinase ULK3 isoform X5 translates to MKGIVEQRTPGWWGSRDSRIRVPHWPEKGQLGSLVASKDTREVVAIKCVAKKSLNKASVENLLTEIEILKGIRHRHIVQLKDFQWDSDNIYLIMEFCAGGDLSRFIHTRRILPEKVARVFMQQLASALQFLHERNISHLDLKPQNILLSSLEKPHLKLAEALFGQPPFASRSFSELEEKIRSNRIIELPLRPALSQDCRDLLQRLLERDPSRRISFQDFFAHPWVDLEHMPSGESLAQATALVVQAVKKDQEGDAAAALSLYCKALDFFVPALHYEVDTQRKEAIKAKVGQYVSRAEELKAIVSSSNRALLRQGTSARDLLREMARDKPRLLAALEVASAAMAKEDEAGGEQDALALYQHGLGELLLLLAGEAPSPYSPKPLAALPSPCALPLSAAEPPGRRRELLHTEVQNLMARAEYLKEQVKMRESHWESETLDKEGLSESVRSSCTLQ, encoded by the exons ATGAAAGGGATTGTGGAGCAGAGAACACCAGGCTGGTGGGGAAGCCGGGATTCCAGAATCCGGGTGCCTCATTGGCCTGAGAAGGGGCAGCTGGGAAGCCTGGTTGCTAGT AAGGATACTCGTGAGGTGGTAGCCATAAAGTGCGTGGCCAAGAAGAGTCTGAACAAGGCATCTGTGGAAAACCTCCTGACAGAGATTGAGATCCTCAAGGGCATTCGACACCGCCACATCGTACAGCTGAAAGACTTCCAG TGGGACAGTGACAACATCTACCTCATCATGGAGTTCTGTGCAGGAGGTGACCTATCTCGCTTCATCCATACCCGCAGGATTCTGCCTGAGAAGGTGGCTCGGGTCTTCATGCAGCAGTTGG CTAGTGCCCTGCAGTTCCTGCATGAACGGaacatctctcacctggacctgAAGCCACAGAACATTCTGCTGAGCTCCTTGGAGAAGCCCCACCTTAAACTGGCAG AAGCCCTCTTCGGGCAGCCCCCCTTTGCCTCCAGGTCGTTCTCGGAGCTGGAAGAGAAGATCCGGAGCAACCGGATTATTGAG ctCCCCCTGCGTCCCGCCCTCTCCCAGGACTGCCGGGACCTGCTGCAGCGGCTTCTGGAGCGGGACCCCAGCCGCCGCATCTCCTTCCAGGACTTCTTTGCCCACCCTTGGGTGGACCTGGAGCACATGCCGAGTGGGGAGAGCCTGGCACAAGCA ACCGCCTTGGTGGTGCAGGCTGTGAAGAAGGACCAGGAGGGGGACGCCGCGGCCGCCTTATCTCTCTATTGCAAGGCTCTGGACTTCTTCGTGCCTGCCCTGCACT ATGAAGTGGACACCCAGCGGAAGGAGGCAATTAAGGCAAAG GTGGGACAGTACGTGTCCCGGGCTGAGGAGCTCAAGGCCATCGTCTCCTCCTCCAATCGGGCCCTGTTGAGGCAGGGGACCTCTGCCCGAGACCTGCTCAGAG AGATGGCCCGGGACAAGCCGCGCCTCCTAGCTGCCCTGGAAGTGGCTTCAGCTGCCATGGCTAAG GAGGACGAGGCTGGCGGGGAGCAGGATGCTCTGGCCCTGTACCAGCACGGCCTGGGGGAGCTGCTTCTACTGCTGGCAGGTGAGGCCCCATCACCGTACTCCCCTAAGCCTCTGGCTGCCCTGCCCTCACCATgtgccctccctctctctgcagcGGAGCCCCCAGGCCGGAGGCGGGAGCTGCTTCACACTGAG GTTCAGAATCTCATGGCTCGAGCTGAATACCTCAAGGAGCAGGTCAAG ATGAGGGAGTCTCATTGGGAATCTGAGACCCTGGACAAAGAGGGGCTGTCGGAGTCTGTTCGTAGCT CTTGTACTCTGCAGTGA
- the ULK3 gene encoding serine/threonine-protein kinase ULK3 isoform X1, translating into MKGIVEQRTPGWWGSRDSRIRVPHWPEKGQLGSLVASKDTREVVAIKCVAKKSLNKASVENLLTEIEILKGIRHRHIVQLKDFQWDSDNIYLIMEFCAGGDLSRFIHTRRILPEKVARVFMQQLASALQFLHERNISHLDLKPQNILLSSLEKPHLKLADFGFAQHMSPWDEKHVLRGSPLYMAPEMVCQRQYDARVDLWSVGVILYEALFGQPPFASRSFSELEEKIRSNRIIELPLRPALSQDCRDLLQRLLERDPSRRISFQDFFAHPWVDLEHMPSGESLAQATALVVQAVKKDQEGDAAAALSLYCKALDFFVPALHYEVDTQRKEAIKAKVGQYVSRAEELKAIVSSSNRALLRQGTSARDLLREMARDKPRLLAALEVASAAMAKEDEAGGEQDALALYQHGLGELLLLLAGEAPSPYSPKPLAALPSPCALPLSAAEPPGRRRELLHTEVQNLMARAEYLKEQVKMRESHWESETLDKEGLSESVRSSCTLQ; encoded by the exons ATGAAAGGGATTGTGGAGCAGAGAACACCAGGCTGGTGGGGAAGCCGGGATTCCAGAATCCGGGTGCCTCATTGGCCTGAGAAGGGGCAGCTGGGAAGCCTGGTTGCTAGT AAGGATACTCGTGAGGTGGTAGCCATAAAGTGCGTGGCCAAGAAGAGTCTGAACAAGGCATCTGTGGAAAACCTCCTGACAGAGATTGAGATCCTCAAGGGCATTCGACACCGCCACATCGTACAGCTGAAAGACTTCCAG TGGGACAGTGACAACATCTACCTCATCATGGAGTTCTGTGCAGGAGGTGACCTATCTCGCTTCATCCATACCCGCAGGATTCTGCCTGAGAAGGTGGCTCGGGTCTTCATGCAGCAGTTGG CTAGTGCCCTGCAGTTCCTGCATGAACGGaacatctctcacctggacctgAAGCCACAGAACATTCTGCTGAGCTCCTTGGAGAAGCCCCACCTTAAACTGGCAG ACTTTGGCTTTGCACAGCACATGTCCCCCTGGGATGAGAAGCATGTGCTCCGTGGCTCTCCCCTCTACATGGCTCCCGAGATGGTGTGTCAGCGGCAGTACGATGCCCGTGTGGACCTCTGGTCCGTGGGGGTCATCCTGTATG AAGCCCTCTTCGGGCAGCCCCCCTTTGCCTCCAGGTCGTTCTCGGAGCTGGAAGAGAAGATCCGGAGCAACCGGATTATTGAG ctCCCCCTGCGTCCCGCCCTCTCCCAGGACTGCCGGGACCTGCTGCAGCGGCTTCTGGAGCGGGACCCCAGCCGCCGCATCTCCTTCCAGGACTTCTTTGCCCACCCTTGGGTGGACCTGGAGCACATGCCGAGTGGGGAGAGCCTGGCACAAGCA ACCGCCTTGGTGGTGCAGGCTGTGAAGAAGGACCAGGAGGGGGACGCCGCGGCCGCCTTATCTCTCTATTGCAAGGCTCTGGACTTCTTCGTGCCTGCCCTGCACT ATGAAGTGGACACCCAGCGGAAGGAGGCAATTAAGGCAAAG GTGGGACAGTACGTGTCCCGGGCTGAGGAGCTCAAGGCCATCGTCTCCTCCTCCAATCGGGCCCTGTTGAGGCAGGGGACCTCTGCCCGAGACCTGCTCAGAG AGATGGCCCGGGACAAGCCGCGCCTCCTAGCTGCCCTGGAAGTGGCTTCAGCTGCCATGGCTAAG GAGGACGAGGCTGGCGGGGAGCAGGATGCTCTGGCCCTGTACCAGCACGGCCTGGGGGAGCTGCTTCTACTGCTGGCAGGTGAGGCCCCATCACCGTACTCCCCTAAGCCTCTGGCTGCCCTGCCCTCACCATgtgccctccctctctctgcagcGGAGCCCCCAGGCCGGAGGCGGGAGCTGCTTCACACTGAG GTTCAGAATCTCATGGCTCGAGCTGAATACCTCAAGGAGCAGGTCAAG ATGAGGGAGTCTCATTGGGAATCTGAGACCCTGGACAAAGAGGGGCTGTCGGAGTCTGTTCGTAGCT CTTGTACTCTGCAGTGA
- the ULK3 gene encoding serine/threonine-protein kinase ULK3 isoform X3: MKGIVEQRTPGWWGSRDSRIRVPHWPEKGQLGSLVASKDTREVVAIKCVAKKSLNKASVENLLTEIEILKGIRHRHIVQLKDFQWDSDNIYLIMEFCAGGDLSRFIHTRRILPEKVARVFMQQLASALQFLHERNISHLDLKPQNILLSSLEKPHLKLADFGFAQHMSPWDEKHVLRGSPLYMAPEMVCQRQYDARVDLWSVGVILYEALFGQPPFASRSFSELEEKIRSNRIIELPLRPALSQDCRDLLQRLLERDPSRRISFQDFFAHPWVDLEHMPSGESLAQATALVVQAVKKDQEGDAAAALSLYCKALDFFVPALHYEVDTQRKEAIKAKVGQYVSRAEELKAIVSSSNRALLRQGTSARDLLREMARDKPRLLAALEVASAAMAKEDEAGGEQDALALYQHGLGELLLLLAAEPPGRRRELLHTEVQNLMARAEYLKEQVKMRESHWESETLDKEGLSESVRSSCTLQ, encoded by the exons ATGAAAGGGATTGTGGAGCAGAGAACACCAGGCTGGTGGGGAAGCCGGGATTCCAGAATCCGGGTGCCTCATTGGCCTGAGAAGGGGCAGCTGGGAAGCCTGGTTGCTAGT AAGGATACTCGTGAGGTGGTAGCCATAAAGTGCGTGGCCAAGAAGAGTCTGAACAAGGCATCTGTGGAAAACCTCCTGACAGAGATTGAGATCCTCAAGGGCATTCGACACCGCCACATCGTACAGCTGAAAGACTTCCAG TGGGACAGTGACAACATCTACCTCATCATGGAGTTCTGTGCAGGAGGTGACCTATCTCGCTTCATCCATACCCGCAGGATTCTGCCTGAGAAGGTGGCTCGGGTCTTCATGCAGCAGTTGG CTAGTGCCCTGCAGTTCCTGCATGAACGGaacatctctcacctggacctgAAGCCACAGAACATTCTGCTGAGCTCCTTGGAGAAGCCCCACCTTAAACTGGCAG ACTTTGGCTTTGCACAGCACATGTCCCCCTGGGATGAGAAGCATGTGCTCCGTGGCTCTCCCCTCTACATGGCTCCCGAGATGGTGTGTCAGCGGCAGTACGATGCCCGTGTGGACCTCTGGTCCGTGGGGGTCATCCTGTATG AAGCCCTCTTCGGGCAGCCCCCCTTTGCCTCCAGGTCGTTCTCGGAGCTGGAAGAGAAGATCCGGAGCAACCGGATTATTGAG ctCCCCCTGCGTCCCGCCCTCTCCCAGGACTGCCGGGACCTGCTGCAGCGGCTTCTGGAGCGGGACCCCAGCCGCCGCATCTCCTTCCAGGACTTCTTTGCCCACCCTTGGGTGGACCTGGAGCACATGCCGAGTGGGGAGAGCCTGGCACAAGCA ACCGCCTTGGTGGTGCAGGCTGTGAAGAAGGACCAGGAGGGGGACGCCGCGGCCGCCTTATCTCTCTATTGCAAGGCTCTGGACTTCTTCGTGCCTGCCCTGCACT ATGAAGTGGACACCCAGCGGAAGGAGGCAATTAAGGCAAAG GTGGGACAGTACGTGTCCCGGGCTGAGGAGCTCAAGGCCATCGTCTCCTCCTCCAATCGGGCCCTGTTGAGGCAGGGGACCTCTGCCCGAGACCTGCTCAGAG AGATGGCCCGGGACAAGCCGCGCCTCCTAGCTGCCCTGGAAGTGGCTTCAGCTGCCATGGCTAAG GAGGACGAGGCTGGCGGGGAGCAGGATGCTCTGGCCCTGTACCAGCACGGCCTGGGGGAGCTGCTTCTACTGCTGGCAG cGGAGCCCCCAGGCCGGAGGCGGGAGCTGCTTCACACTGAG GTTCAGAATCTCATGGCTCGAGCTGAATACCTCAAGGAGCAGGTCAAG ATGAGGGAGTCTCATTGGGAATCTGAGACCCTGGACAAAGAGGGGCTGTCGGAGTCTGTTCGTAGCT CTTGTACTCTGCAGTGA
- the CPLX3 gene encoding complexin-3 → MAFMVKTMVGGQLKNLTGSLGGGEDKGDGDKSAAEAQGMSREEYEEYQKQLVEEKMERDAQFTQRKAERATLRSHFRDKYRLPKNETDESQIQMAGGDVELPRELAKMIEEDTEEEEERASVLGQLPSLPGLDLGSLKDKAQTTLGGLKQSAEKCRIM, encoded by the exons ATGGCGTTCATGGTGAAGACCATGGTGGGCGGCCAGCTGAAGAACCTTACTGGGAGCCTGGGGGGCGGCGAGGACAAGGGGGACGGGGACAAGTCGGCCGCCGAAGCGCAGGGCATGAGCCGAGAGGAGTATGAGGAGTACCAGAAGCAACTGGTGGAAGAGAA GATGGAGCGGGACGCGCAGTTCACTCAGAGGAAGGCAGAGCGGGCCACGCTGCGGAGCCACTTCCGAGACAAATACCGGCTGCCCAAG aATGAGACAGATGAGAGCCAGATCCAGATGGCAGGTGGAGACGTGGAGCTGCCCCGGGAGCTGGCCAAGATGATTGAGGAGgacacagaggaggaggaggaaagggcctCGGTCCTTGGGCAGCTGCCCAGTCTCCCTGGCTTGGACCTTGGCTCACTTAAGGACAAGGCCCAGACCACACTGGGGGGCCTCAAGCAATCAGCTGAGAAGTGCCGCATCATGTGA